One genomic region from Paraburkholderia azotifigens encodes:
- a CDS encoding transcriptional regulator GcvA: MDLRQLPALNAIKAFEAAARHESFSRAADELYVTHGAVSHQIRALEEELGVKLFARDGKRVRLTDIGRRYAAQVRTALISLAEATREIRAGDRDRRLVVSMLSSFAARWVTPRIGRFIEENPQWDLELLSTNALTDFARDDVDCAIRFGYGDYPGLHAELLLEEVFFPACSPTFNGGNLPKTPADLANVPLLRSDDELWRPWFDAAGLTDLPEPKRGVLYQDSSNLLQAAIDGQGVALTRRSLAMHEVAAGRLVRLFDIDGPSPWQYYFICTPQLMQTARVKAFRDWVFDEVGRFRLLFERACTENAMRSAKDGADGTDTRQRDALHVQLQDAQAER; encoded by the coding sequence ATGGATCTACGCCAGCTACCTGCACTGAACGCGATCAAGGCCTTCGAGGCCGCCGCCCGTCACGAGAGCTTTTCGCGCGCCGCCGACGAGTTGTACGTCACGCACGGCGCGGTCAGCCATCAGATTCGCGCGCTCGAAGAGGAACTCGGCGTGAAGCTGTTCGCGCGCGACGGCAAGCGCGTGCGGCTCACCGATATCGGCCGCCGTTATGCCGCGCAGGTGCGAACGGCGCTCATTTCGCTGGCGGAGGCGACGCGCGAGATTCGCGCCGGCGACCGCGACCGGCGGCTCGTCGTGTCGATGCTGTCGTCGTTTGCGGCGCGCTGGGTGACGCCGCGCATCGGCCGGTTCATCGAGGAGAATCCGCAGTGGGATCTCGAACTCCTGTCGACCAACGCGCTTACGGATTTCGCGCGCGACGACGTCGACTGCGCGATCCGCTTCGGCTACGGCGACTATCCGGGGCTGCATGCAGAACTGCTGCTCGAAGAGGTGTTTTTCCCCGCGTGCTCGCCGACGTTCAACGGCGGCAATCTGCCGAAAACGCCCGCCGATCTCGCGAACGTGCCGCTGCTGCGCTCCGACGACGAGCTATGGCGTCCGTGGTTCGACGCGGCGGGTCTGACTGACTTGCCCGAGCCGAAACGCGGCGTGCTGTACCAGGATTCGTCGAATCTGCTGCAGGCGGCCATCGACGGCCAGGGCGTCGCGCTCACGCGCCGCTCGCTTGCCATGCACGAAGTCGCGGCGGGCCGGCTCGTGCGGCTGTTCGATATCGACGGACCCAGCCCGTGGCAGTACTACTTCATCTGCACGCCGCAGTTGATGCAGACGGCGCGTGTGAAGGCGTTTCGGGATTGGGTGTTCGATGAAGTCGGGCGCTTCAGGCTGCTGTTCGAGAGGGCGTGCACCGAGAATGCAATGCGTTCGGCAAAGGATGGGGCGGATGGGACAGACACACGACAACGGGACGCGTTGCACGTCCAGCTTCAGGATGCGCAGGCGGAGCGCTGA
- a CDS encoding D-alanyl-D-alanine carboxypeptidase family protein, translated as MRFSNSGSFSLPRLVSFVPQSAASKFALGLALPAALVAGTAFAQVPPPGVNARSWVLVDATSNQVLASANADERVEPASLTKLMTAYLTFEALASKKITMDQSINPSEAVRRVRNDESRMFIEANKPVTVHDLVYGMIVQSGNDAAIALAELVGGSEAQFVNMMNVEAQKLGMKNTHFADVNGMPDPQHYTTAGDLAILSARLIRDYPDYYNIFSVKEFTYNKIKQPNRNRLLWIDPTVDGLKTGHTQAAGYCLIASAKRPLPGAQDSSRRLVSVMMGEQKEHDRVQDSLKMLNYGYSAYDAVRLYKANQVVETPRVYKGSQDTVKLGVTTDQYITLPKGMADKVKPQVEHAEPLIAPISQGQQVGTVKFVADGKTLAQVPLVALQAVPQAGIVGRVWDSMMLMFNKKK; from the coding sequence ATGCGCTTTTCGAACTCCGGCTCCTTCAGCCTTCCCCGTCTCGTTTCTTTCGTTCCGCAATCCGCCGCCAGCAAATTCGCGCTGGGTCTCGCGCTGCCGGCCGCACTCGTCGCCGGCACTGCGTTCGCGCAGGTGCCGCCGCCGGGCGTGAACGCGCGCTCGTGGGTGCTCGTCGATGCCACCAGCAACCAGGTGCTCGCGTCCGCCAATGCCGATGAGCGTGTGGAACCGGCGTCGCTGACCAAGCTGATGACCGCGTATCTCACATTCGAAGCACTGGCATCGAAGAAGATCACGATGGATCAGTCGATCAATCCGAGCGAAGCGGTGCGCCGCGTGCGGAACGACGAATCGCGCATGTTCATCGAGGCGAACAAGCCCGTCACGGTGCACGACCTCGTGTACGGCATGATCGTTCAGTCGGGCAACGACGCCGCTATCGCGCTGGCCGAACTGGTCGGCGGCAGCGAAGCGCAGTTCGTCAACATGATGAACGTGGAAGCGCAAAAGCTCGGCATGAAGAACACGCACTTCGCCGACGTGAACGGCATGCCCGATCCGCAGCACTACACGACGGCAGGCGATCTCGCCATCCTGTCCGCGCGCCTGATCCGCGACTATCCAGATTACTACAACATCTTCTCCGTCAAGGAATTCACGTATAACAAGATCAAGCAGCCGAACCGCAACCGTCTGCTGTGGATCGACCCGACGGTCGACGGCCTGAAGACGGGCCACACGCAAGCGGCCGGCTACTGCCTGATCGCGAGCGCGAAGCGTCCGCTGCCGGGCGCGCAGGATTCGTCGCGCCGTCTGGTGTCGGTGATGATGGGCGAGCAGAAGGAACACGACCGCGTGCAGGACAGCCTGAAGATGCTGAACTACGGCTACTCCGCGTACGACGCAGTGCGCCTGTACAAGGCCAATCAGGTCGTCGAGACGCCGCGTGTCTACAAGGGCTCGCAAGATACGGTGAAGCTCGGTGTGACGACGGACCAGTACATCACGCTGCCGAAGGGCATGGCCGACAAGGTCAAGCCGCAGGTCGAGCACGCCGAGCCGCTGATCGCGCCGATTTCGCAGGGTCAGCAGGTCGGCACGGTGAAGTTCGTCGCCGATGGCAAGACGCTCGCGCAGGTGCCGCTGGTCGCGCTGCAGGCGGTGCCGCAGGCGGGCATCGTCGGCCGCGTGTGGGATTCGATGATGCTGATGTTCAACAAGAAGAAGTAA
- a CDS encoding alpha/beta hydrolase — MNVHTKKYLIDGPVGKIEVAVDTPDASRDGGAAPHGIALVAHPHPLFGGTMDNKVAQTLARTLVGLNYITYRSNFRGVGETQGTHDAGVGERDDLRAVLDHMRAQPGQAGLPLVLAGFSFGTFVLSHVAARLREEGQEIERMVFVGTAASRWEVAPVPENTLVIHGETDDTVPIQSVFDWAQPQELPVVVIPGAEHFLHRKLHILKRIIVDAWH, encoded by the coding sequence ATGAACGTACACACGAAGAAATATCTGATCGACGGCCCGGTGGGGAAGATCGAAGTGGCCGTCGACACGCCCGACGCCAGCCGCGACGGCGGCGCCGCGCCGCACGGCATCGCGCTCGTCGCGCATCCGCACCCTCTGTTCGGCGGCACGATGGACAACAAGGTCGCGCAGACGCTGGCGCGCACGCTGGTTGGGCTGAACTACATCACGTATCGCTCGAATTTTCGCGGCGTCGGCGAAACGCAGGGCACGCATGACGCGGGCGTCGGCGAACGCGACGACTTGCGCGCCGTGCTCGACCACATGCGCGCGCAGCCGGGTCAGGCCGGGCTGCCGCTCGTGCTGGCGGGCTTTTCTTTCGGCACATTCGTGCTGTCGCATGTCGCGGCACGGCTGCGGGAAGAAGGGCAGGAAATCGAGCGGATGGTGTTCGTCGGCACGGCGGCGAGCCGCTGGGAAGTCGCGCCCGTGCCGGAAAACACGCTCGTGATTCACGGCGAAACCGACGACACGGTGCCCATCCAGTCGGTTTTCGACTGGGCGCAGCCGCAGGAACTGCCCGTCGTCGTGATTCCGGGTGCCGAGCATTTCCTGCATCGCAAGCTGCATATTCTGAAGCGCATTATCGTCGACGCATGGCACTGA
- a CDS encoding DUF493 family protein → MSPVNESLIDFPCDFPIKVMGKSHPDFQVTIVEVIRQFDGGFDAERVEVRPSSGGNYTGLTVTVRALNREHLDDIYRALTGHPMVKVVL, encoded by the coding sequence ATGAGTCCCGTGAACGAATCATTGATAGATTTTCCGTGCGATTTCCCCATCAAGGTGATGGGCAAGTCGCACCCGGATTTCCAGGTGACGATCGTCGAGGTGATCCGCCAGTTCGACGGCGGATTCGACGCGGAACGTGTGGAAGTGCGGCCGTCGAGCGGCGGCAACTACACCGGTCTCACGGTGACGGTGCGTGCATTGAATCGTGAGCACCTGGACGACATCTATCGGGCGCTGACCGGGCATCCGATGGTGAAGGTGGTGCTGTAA